The genomic window TCCAATACGTAATTAATCAAACTTCATTTGCAAAATAGATAAATCATCATCAAAAGCATCTTTGGAGTTCAGAGCGATTAAATAACTCAGTATGCGCTCGAGTTGGCAGTCAACAGGATCTTGCAGACTAACCAGTAGCTGAATAAAAGCATCCAAACTCCAAAGTATGCCATCTGATTTATTTATTTCATAAGCGCCATCACTAAAAATATAAAGGGTACTGAATTTTTCAATATTGCAAAACCCATCAACATATTTTGCCTCTGGAAACATGCCAACTGGCATACCAGGGGTTTTCAAAAGTTTAACTTCAGACTTCCTGGGAGATGTGCCGGTTACTAAAACTGCTGGTGGATGACCTGCACTAGCATAAATTAACTGGCGGTTGATTCGGTTGTAAACTCCATACCAAATCGTAAAGTATTTGTCATTTTGATAATTCATCTGAAAGGTATCATTCAAAGCCTTTAATACATCACTAGGTTGATGGTAATTCAGACTTTTGAGCGCACGGGAACGCAGCAGATTTAGGACTGAAACAGAGGGAAGAGTAGCTTTGAGTCCATGTCCGGCAGTATCGAGTAAGTAGATTGCCAAATAATCAGCATCGAGCCAATAGTAATCGAAGCAGTCACCGCCGAGTTGCCGCGAAGGAATGAATCGGAAATTTATATTGAAGGGTTCGGTCATGGAAAGAGGCAGTAGCGATCGCACATATTCTGCGGCTTCTGACATTTCTGATTCTAAAAGTAACTTTTGAGCCTGCAAATCTCTACTCAACTGATGCAGGCGTAATCCCGCTCTTACCCGTGCTTGTAATTCATTGTGCTCAATAGGTTTGGAGATAAAATCATCAGCACCAGCATCTAGACCTTTGACGCAATCGGCAACGGAATCTAAGGATGTTAATAAAATAAAGAATGTAGTATAAAATTTGGGGTCTGCCTTAATGCGGTGGCAAACTTCCAGTCCAGTCAACCCTGGCATGATCCAATCACAAATAATTAGTGCTGGACGATAAGCTAGTGCCTTTTCTATTCCTTCCTCGCCGCTACTGGCAGTAACTACTTCATAACCCTGTTTTTGCAACATCCTTTTCAGGAGTATTTTTATTGAATAGTCGTCATCAATTATTAGTATTTGAAACATAGAAAGTTGTAGGAAACACTCATTAAAAACTTGCTGTTCAAATAGAAAATAAAAATATGGTATCGGCTAATAAGCTAGTAGTATCTATATAGAGATACTACTAACTCATTTATATTTTTCCATCGAATTCGTGACTTTTTAACGTCATAAAACATTATGGGGGGGCAAGAGGATTCACCCACAAGAGGATGGTACTTTTTAGCTGGTTTAAATCGCGGTATGCTTCTTGCTTGAACCATTGCCCTAAGGCATCAAAGGGGGTGAAAGATGTTCCAGTTTGCCATTTAATGTCTTGACCTAGAGGTGTTGTGTGAGTTCCTGGTAAGGTCTGTGCTGTCACCATCTCATCAAAACGTTCTTGTAGGATTTTGGTTAAAGCTGCTGATTGATCAATGGTGTCATTGCTAAATTTTATTAATAAATTGCGCCGGATATTGTAACGCTCTTGGACAAGCTTATTGGTTTCCAACGGTGAGGGGGTAAACTCGATTTTCAAAGTAGAATTGAATTGTTCTACCAAGGGAATAGCTTCTTTAGCAGCGTAGTTGTTGAAGGATATTAAAATATTGCCTGCACGTTCTACTTGAAAGAGGCTACCAATCAGTAAGTGAAGTTTGCAGCCCATACTGTGTCCAACGCCGTAGATGGGGAAGTAAAGCTTGCGTAATGCCCCAGAATCATGTAAGCGTTCGAGGGTGCGGTCAAAGTTTAACAGCACGGATTTTGCGATCGCAGTATGATCCAATGTATTGACGAAAGGCGTAGCAATTACAACATAACCTTTACTTGCAAGTTGTTCGAGTAACCAGCGATAAGTGATGTGCGGTGCAGTGGCGACAAATGCACCTCCTAAAAAATGGATGATCCCTATGGGATTTCGGGGAATGATTACCCAGTTACCTCTGACTTCTTTCCAGTCCATGCCAATGAGCGATCGCTTTAGGAATATTCTTTATGTTAGACCGGGGATCGCAACCGTGGGAAGGATTATCTAAAAAGCCATTGAGGATATCTGGCAAAGAGATTGGAAACCAACCCACCCAGCAGCATCTACGCGCTCTCCAACTCACTTCTGTTACGCAGGTTCGCCCTGAGTATTGGTTTTAACGCTGAGTCTGTAATCTTTTCATTTCGTGTTGCACATCTAATGCAATCTGTAATGCTTCATTAAGTAACCTTCCATGCTCAGTAGCCTGTTCATTTACTTGCATGGCTGTTAAAGTTGCTAAATTGTTGACGAATAGCTCTGTATTAC from Nostoc sp. UHCC 0926 includes these protein-coding regions:
- a CDS encoding PP2C family protein-serine/threonine phosphatase, which produces MFQILIIDDDYSIKILLKRMLQKQGYEVVTASSGEEGIEKALAYRPALIICDWIMPGLTGLEVCHRIKADPKFYTTFFILLTSLDSVADCVKGLDAGADDFISKPIEHNELQARVRAGLRLHQLSRDLQAQKLLLESEMSEAAEYVRSLLPLSMTEPFNINFRFIPSRQLGGDCFDYYWLDADYLAIYLLDTAGHGLKATLPSVSVLNLLRSRALKSLNYHQPSDVLKALNDTFQMNYQNDKYFTIWYGVYNRINRQLIYASAGHPPAVLVTGTSPRKSEVKLLKTPGMPVGMFPEAKYVDGFCNIEKFSTLYIFSDGAYEINKSDGILWSLDAFIQLLVSLQDPVDCQLERILSYLIALNSKDAFDDDLSILQMKFD
- a CDS encoding DUF1350 family protein, producing MDWKEVRGNWVIIPRNPIGIIHFLGGAFVATAPHITYRWLLEQLASKGYVVIATPFVNTLDHTAIAKSVLLNFDRTLERLHDSGALRKLYFPIYGVGHSMGCKLHLLIGSLFQVERAGNILISFNNYAAKEAIPLVEQFNSTLKIEFTPSPLETNKLVQERYNIRRNLLIKFSNDTIDQSAALTKILQERFDEMVTAQTLPGTHTTPLGQDIKWQTGTSFTPFDALGQWFKQEAYRDLNQLKSTILLWVNPLAPP